The Primulina eburnea isolate SZY01 chromosome 13, ASM2296580v1, whole genome shotgun sequence genome includes a region encoding these proteins:
- the LOC140810340 gene encoding uncharacterized protein, which translates to MPSFFNKFFGEEPPDFVDVPCGVQSSYYNPDRGELSVNMLFKDKNDLIASVKDYSVKVVRREYRVVDSTRSLRELRCKTNSSTVNCRWGLRASLKAKTGYWKITKYGGPHTCISTSVGIYHKNLSSDMVAHTLLGFVRCDPSYEIKYIIENVKDKYGYQISYTKAWRSLKHAMEIAYGTWESSIKLLPKYMCALSKYNPRTTVEWKHPEAFRPCVDGFRHCRKIISVDGTHLYTKYKHKMLIGVTLDANNQVLLLAFAIVDEETTDSWK; encoded by the exons ATGCCatcatttttcaataaattttttggGGAAGAGCCTCCTGATTTTGTCGATGTTCCTTGTGGAGTGCAATCAAGCTATTACAATCCGGATAGAGGTGAATTATCCGTTAATATGTTATTTAAAGATAAGAATGATCTTATTGCATCTGTGAAGGATTATTCAGTCAAAGTTGTCAGGCGTGAGTACCGTGTCGTGGATAGCACACGAAGTTTGAGGGAGTTACGTTGTAAAACTAATTCTTCTACGGTCAATTGTCGATGGGGACTTCGCGCTTCTTTGAAGGCCAAGACTGGTTAttggaaaataacaaaatatggcGGGCCTCACACATGTATATCTACCTCTGTTGGTATATACCATAAGAATTTGAGCAGTGATATGGTGGCACATACGCTCTTGGGATTTGTTCGTTGTGATCCTTCGTACGAGATTAAGTATATCATCGAAAATGTGAAAGATAAATATGGATATCAAATTTCGTACACGAAGGCATGGCGAAGTTTGAAACATGCTATGGAAATTGCTTATGGTACATGGGAGAGCTCCATTAAATTGCTTCCAAAATATATGTGTGCTTTGTCCAAATATAATCCGAGAACAACTGTGGAGTGGAAGCATCCAGA GGCATTCAGGCCGTGTGTTGATGGGTTTCGACATTGTCGGAAAATAATTAGTGTCGATGGTACACACTTGTATACCAAATACAAGCACAAAATGTTGATTGGTGTCACTCTGGATGCGAACAATCAGGTTCTACTGCTAGCATTTGCTATTGTGGATGAAGAAACAACAGATTCTTGGAAATGA